One Candidatus Eremiobacterota bacterium genomic window carries:
- a CDS encoding extracellular solute-binding protein gives MKKLIAIMMIIGFLGIFFSAGPAVAKGGEDNKFTFWYSLPPEHHTLMTELVAEHNKEKPQYTVVVKNFKSPNDLYTALLEGKETPDIALVDASWQEDLVKSDRIVSVEDQMLKIAASIRVVAKMDTFKPLWKSCNVGEKLWTMPYFAVNHALMYNPEMFKDKQITRPPVTWGDLVAMGQKLTDPAKGVWGFYLPMAASPKELAYLYQIFLWQAGGDICKPEELKVAYNSEFGQKALQFWVDIIHKHRIAPSRPDDLSKVAMLVGSTREYLEAKKKGVNFGVVKWPIKNQNVGDIVVTSIAIFKGSPERVEKMWNFTYWLTEFPQASKWSLATHYLPANKQVTLSPEYFSYLEKNKGIRTFIALLEKGSAKPGMRNYEVIMGDLGEKILEALSGRVTVQDALNKAAGRANIMIRQEAGKGNVSSMR, from the coding sequence ATGAAAAAATTAATCGCCATTATGATGATAATAGGCTTTCTGGGTATCTTTTTCTCTGCCGGGCCCGCTGTGGCAAAGGGGGGAGAGGACAATAAGTTCACCTTCTGGTACTCCCTCCCGCCGGAGCATCACACGCTGATGACAGAGCTTGTCGCGGAGCACAACAAGGAAAAACCTCAGTACACCGTGGTAGTGAAAAATTTTAAATCACCTAATGACCTGTACACCGCTCTTCTCGAGGGGAAGGAGACTCCCGATATCGCTCTTGTCGATGCATCGTGGCAGGAAGACCTTGTAAAGAGCGACAGGATAGTCTCTGTAGAAGATCAGATGCTCAAAATAGCTGCATCAATAAGGGTTGTAGCCAAGATGGACACCTTCAAGCCGCTCTGGAAAAGCTGTAATGTCGGTGAGAAGCTCTGGACAATGCCTTACTTTGCCGTGAACCACGCTCTGATGTACAACCCCGAGATGTTCAAGGACAAGCAGATTACAAGGCCTCCCGTCACGTGGGGCGACCTTGTGGCAATGGGGCAGAAGCTCACTGATCCCGCCAAGGGAGTGTGGGGCTTTTACCTTCCCATGGCGGCCTCGCCGAAGGAGCTCGCCTATCTTTACCAGATCTTTCTCTGGCAGGCCGGAGGGGATATCTGCAAGCCCGAGGAGCTCAAAGTGGCTTACAACAGTGAGTTCGGACAGAAGGCCCTGCAGTTCTGGGTGGATATCATTCACAAGCACCGCATCGCCCCTTCCCGCCCCGACGACCTGAGCAAGGTCGCCATGCTGGTGGGCTCGACGAGAGAATATCTAGAGGCCAAAAAGAAAGGCGTCAATTTCGGCGTGGTGAAGTGGCCTATCAAAAACCAGAACGTGGGCGACATCGTGGTGACCAGCATCGCCATTTTCAAGGGGAGCCCCGAGCGCGTCGAAAAAATGTGGAATTTCACTTACTGGCTCACGGAGTTTCCCCAGGCCTCCAAGTGGTCCCTTGCCACCCATTATCTCCCGGCGAACAAGCAGGTCACCCTCTCGCCGGAATATTTCAGCTATCTTGAAAAGAACAAGGGGATCCGCACCTTCATCGCCCTGCTGGAAAAGGGAAGCGCCAAGCCCGGCATGCGCAATTACGAAGTGATTATGGGTGATCTGGGCGAGAAGATCCTGGAAGCGCTTTCCGGCAGGGTCACCGTTCAGGACGCCCTCAACAAGGCCGCCGGAAGGGCAAATATCATGATCCGCCAGGAGGCAGGCAAAGGGAATGTTTCCTCGATGAGGTAG